From one Solanum lycopersicum chromosome 12, SLM_r2.1 genomic stretch:
- the LOC101244843 gene encoding thioredoxin-like 1-1, chloroplastic, with protein sequence MTKLMSKGFIFPSSSSDCGEIYDRLRLNLHGICSFPNKSVNLSCLPSLKLSSSCLPRTDFYGRRLVINEGLSNFNRRVADITAQMSVGIKKAQKWWEKGVQPNMKEVNSAQELVDSLLSAGDKLVVVDFFSPGCGGCKALHPKLCQLAEMNPDVQFLQVNYEEHKSMCYSLNVHVLPFFRFYRGAEGRVCSFSCTNATIKKFRDALAKYGTDRCTIGSPKGLEEKELLALAANKDLSFNYTPKTEEEPILVTSQKEVRDRTTPNIESPLPLPLPLPITSTSSQTAKRDTEKEAYATSGR encoded by the exons ATGACGAAATTGATGAGCAAAGGTTTTatctttccttcttcttcttctgattGTGGTGAAATTTATGATCGTCTTCGTCTTAATCTACATGGGATCTGTTCTTTTCCCAATAAATCGGTCAATCTTTCTTGTCTTCCTTCGTTGaagctttcttcttcttgtttgcCAAGAACCGATTTTTATGGTCGTAGATTGGTTATAAATGAAGGCTTATCCAATTTCAACCGAAGAGTTGCTGATATCACTGCTCAG ATGAGTGTTGGAATCAAGAAAGCACAGAAATGGTGGGAGAAAGGGGTTCAACCTAACATGAAAGAAGTGAACAGTGCACAAGAACTTGTTGACTCTCTATTGAGTGCAGGGGATAAATTAGTTGTTGTTGATTTCTTTTCTCCTGGCTGTGGAGGTTGTAAAGCTCTTCACCCCAAG TTGTGTCAGCTGGCAGAGATGAATCCAGATGTGCAGTTTTTACAGGTGAACTATGAGGAACACAAGTCGATGTGTTACTCTCTTAATGTACATGTTCTCCCGTTTTTCCGTTTCTATAGAGGAGCTGAAGGCCGTGTTTGCAGCTTTAGCTGTACCAATGCCACG ATCAAAAAATTCAGAGATGCATTGGCGAAGTATGGTACAGATCGTTGCACCATTGGGTCACCCAAAGGGCTTGAGGAGAAAGAGCTACTTGCATTGGCAGCTAACAAGGATCTTTCCTTTAATTACACTCCAAAAACAGAAGAAGAACCCATCCTCGTTACCTCACAAAAGGAAGTTCGGGATAGAACTACTCCAAATATAGAGTCCCCTCTACCACTTCCTCTTCCTCTCCCCATTACGTCAACTAGCTCACAGACGGCCAAACGGGATACAGAGAAAGAAGCATATGCTACTTCTGGTAGATGA